ATCCTTGGTCAGCATTTCCTGCCCGGCGACATCAAGCGACTGCCGCTTGAGGTCGACGACCTTCACCTGGACCATGCGCCCGACGTTCCAGAAGGCGTGCACGCCCGCGACAAGCGCGCGGGTGTAGACGCCGTCCACGAACAGCAGCCCGACCTGGCCGTCCGTGACCGGATGGAGGAACATGTGTTCCGTCTTCCGGGCCTGGCCGATCCGGCGCATCAAGGCCGGATCGACGGCCAGATCGGCCGCCGTGTCGACGGACGTCACCTTCCACGGGCCGGCATCCGTCCACAGCACGAGTTTGCGGTCCGGAGCAAGAACGGCATGGAGGACGCCGTCGCGCTCGATCACGGCAATGTCGGCGCGCCCGGTGCGAACGACCGTGAAGTGACGCGCGGCCACATCCGGGAGCTTGTCGAACAATGCCTTCTCGTATGCCGAAACGAATTCCGGGTTCTTCAGGTCGTGCCTGGAGACTTCCAGGTTGCCGCGCCGGTTAGCGAGCCAATGTTCGCCCGGCATCAGGACAGCCTGGATCTCGCCCTTGTAGAGGGCGATGGCACGTTCGTTTTCCTTCACGAGGACGCGCTGGCGTCCAAGTAGCTTTTCGAGAATGGTCTTCATTGTCTTCACTCCTGTCGGGCATGGCCCCATGCGAGGCGTCACGTCATGCGTCGATCGTCCTTTCGTTTCTCGTTTCAACTCCCGGCACGAATGATCCGGAGACCGGTGGCATCGCCAGGCGGCGGGCTTTCGGGAGCGGATCGCGGGGCGGCGAAGCGGGCGCCGGAAGCCGAAGCTTCCTTGCCGGCCGCGTCGCGCCTTGATCGTCACCGCGGGCCTGGCCGCGAGCCGACGGCGCAGGACATCGCCGTCCGGCGAGGCCGATGCCTTGCCGTCCTTGAAGTCCTCGCATTCCGGTCCCCGGACCGTTTTGGATAACACCACCTGAAGGTGTCGGCTTATCAGGCCGTTGGAGAAGGATTCGAACCTTCGACAGTCAGATTATGAGTCTGATGCTCTAACCAATTGAGCTATCCGTGTCGTGGGTGTGGGAATCGAACCCTGCCTCCGGACCCAAATCCGGCGCTCTCCATAAGCTACACCCGCAAGTCCCGACACTCCAAAACGGCGCCGTACACAACGCGGCAAAGCCGTCTGCGCGGGCGGAGGCGAAAGCTCCAACCGTTGTGCTCGCTTCGGTTTTCGTGACCGGGAGCGCGCCTTTAGACCCTGCGACGGGTTGTCGCAAGCGGCATTGTTGCGGCGGATTCGCGGCTTCTTTCGGTTGTTGCATTTCGGCAACGATTGCGTGTACCGATGTACCATGGTACAAAAGGCCATGATTGTAGAACGTGTTCAGACCGGGGTTCGCCTGGAAAAGAGGTTGGTGAAGGTGCTCAAGGCGCTTGCAGAGCATCGCGACATGAGCCTTGGCGATCTCATCGAGGGCATCGTGCTGCACGCCTTCGAAGGCCAGGCGCCGTTCTCGCCGGCAACCTTGGAAACGATTGATCAGCTGAAGCGCATCTACGGGCTGGAGCTCGGCGCGACGGACAGCCATCGCCTCGTGGAAACGACTGGGAAAGCCGATGACGAACCATCTTGAGCGCAACCACAGCATTTTCCTTGCCGGACCGGTCGAACGCGTCTTCCCGTTGTTCACGCCGATCGGGGAAACGCTGTGGGTCGACGGCTGGGATCCGGAGTTTCTGCATCCGCAGGATGGGGAGACGCGCCGTGGCATGGTCTTCCGGACCAGCCATGGCGACGAGACCACGCTCTGGGCCTGCACGGATTGGGAGCCTGAGGCGCATCGAGTGCGCTATGCCAGGGTGACGCCGGATTCGCGTTTCGGATTTGTCGAGGTGGCCTGCCGCCAGGCCGGCACCGGAGGCACACAGGTGTCGATCGCCTATACGCTCACAGCCTTGAACGAGGCGGGACGGTCATATCTGTTCGAGCTGACGGAGGATGCGTTCGAGCGCATGATCGAAGGCTGGAAGGTCCGCATCGACGCATGGCTGCTGGAGAATGCGTCGGCCGACCTGGCCAGCTAGAACGTAACCCGGCCGAGCACCTTGAGGCCGTCGCCCTCCGGCGCCACAACCACTGCCTCGCCCTCGCGCGGCGCGATGCCGGTGAGCGCCTCGATGTTTTCCAGATGCGTGACCAGCACGAGATTGTCGGAACCGGAATATCCGCGGATCTCCTTCATCACCGCCTCCAGCTGGGCAGCCTTCTCAGCCGGATCGGTCTTGACCAGGTCGAGCGGTGCAAAAGGTTCGGGTTCGGCCTCGAAAGCGATGCGGGCGGTATCGAGGCAGCGGCAGTAACGGCTGGAGAGCACGCGCTCGATCGGGGCAGCGCGCGCCGCGAAGAGGGCGCCGATGCGGCTTGATTGCTGCTTGCCGCGTTCCGACAGGTTGAGCTGGGTGGCGCAATTGCCGATGTCGAAATTCGCCGGGTCGGTATTGCCGGTGACGAAGGCATGGCGAAGCAGCACGACATGGCCGCCATCGCGCAGCAGCGCCCAGCCCGCGTCGGTCGCGTGGGCGAGCGTAGGAACAGCAAGCAGGAAAAGCGCCAGGGCAAGTCGCAGCATCAGAAGTCCTTGAGACGGCCCGAGAGACCCCGGGTCCGATTGGCATATAGGAATCGCAAAGCGAGCCGAAAAACAAGCTGAGGACCCGGCGGATGGGGAAGCCAGCCCCGATTGCACCGCGATCGGGGCTCGCCTATGACGAGAAAAATGTCTCTGCCCCGAAAATGACCCCGCTCACCGAAACCGTCCTCTTCGTATTCAGCCTCGTCGCGCTCGGCTATCTGGCCGGGTTCGCCGGTTATCTGAGGCCGGCAAGCGGCGAGGGCATCTCCGAATTCGCAGTCAACGTGGCGATGCCGCTGCTGTTGTTCCAGACGATGGTGAAGTCCGATTTCCACGGCGTGGCGCCGTGGTCGCTATGGGGCGCCTATTTTGCGGCGGTCGCCGTCACCTGGACCGCAGGTCATCTGGTCACGACGCGCGTCTTCGGCCGGGACGCCCGCGCCGGCGTCGTCGGCGGTGTCTCCTCGGCTTATTCCAATGTCGTGCTGCTCGGCGCCCCCTTCATCCTCGGCATTTTTGGTCAAAGCGGCTTCGAGGTGCTGTCGCTGCTGGTCTCGGTTCACCTGCCGATCATGATGATGGCCTCGATCGTGCTGTTCGAGATGTTCGGCCGCGGCGGCGACGAGCAAGTGCATCCGCTGCGCGTCATCAGGAATTTTCTCAGGCGGCTGTTCGTCAACCCGCTGATCGTCGGCATTCTGGCGGGGCTCGCCTGGCGCTTCACCGGCGCGCCGCTGCCGGCGCTGATCGGGCGGCTGGTCGACGCGCTGGCCGACACGGCCGGGCCGGTGGCGCTCTTTGCGATGGGCCTCAGCCTGCGCCGCTTCGGCATTTCCGGCAACGTCCGGCCGGCGCTCGCGCTGTCGGTACTGAAACTCTTCCTGATGCCGGCCCTGGTGCTCCTCCTGGTCTGGCTGCTCGGCCTGCCGCCGCTGACGGCAAAGGTTGCGGTGGTGGTGGCGGCGCTGCCCTCCGGCATCAATTCCTATCTCATCGCCGTCCAGTTCAGCACCGGCCAGGCGCTGGCCTCGAACCAGATGACAATCGCCACCGCGAGCGCGGTGCTGACCACGTCCTTCTGGCTGACGGTGGTCGTCCACGTTTTCGGCTGACAGGGGGCAGGCGCTCGCTTTTGCTGGCCCAACCCCTATATGCCATCTTGTGATTGCTTGCAGGGCTTTCCCTAGGTAAGAGCATTGCGCCAGCGTGCGGCCCTGCACGCCTATCGAATATCCAGAAAAACGGCCGATCAGCGCGCCGAACGGAGGCCACCATGCTTCAGAAAACCAGTCATTTCATGCGCCAGGCCAATCTCATCAACGGCGAATGGGTGAAAGCCGACAGCGGCCAGACCATCGACGTCAACAACCCGGCTACGGGCCTCAAGATCGGCACGGTGCCGAAGGCCGGCAAGGCCGAGACCCGCCGCGCCATCGAGGCCGCCGAGGAAGCCTTCAAGACCTGGCGCAAGACCACCGCGCTCGAACGTTCGAAGCTCTTGCGCAAGCTGCATGACGCGATGATGGACAATCAGGACGTTCTGGCCGAGCTGCTCACCATCGAGCAGGGTAAGTCGCTGTTCGAGTCCAAGGGCGAGATCGGCTCGGCTGCGGGCTATATCCTCTGGTTCGCCGAGGAAGGCCGGCGTGTCTATGGCGACATCGTGCCGTCGCCGTGGGGCGACCGCCGCATCCTGGTGACCAAGGAGCCGGTCGGCGTCATCGCCGCCATCACGCCCTGGAATTTCCCGTCCTCGATGCTTGCCCGCAAGATCGGCCCGGCGCTTGCCGCCGGCTGCACGACCGTGGTCAAGCCGGCTTCGCAGACGCCTTATTCGGGCCTCGCCTGGGGCGCGCTCGCCGAAGAGGTCGGTTTCCCCAAGGGCGTCGTCAACATCCTGACCGGCTCGGCCGGCGAGATCGGCGACGAGCTCTGCACCAATCCGCTGGTCAAGAAGATCACCTTCACCGGCTCGACCGAAGTCGGCAAGATCCTGATCCAGAAGTCGGCCTCGACGGTCAAGAAAGTGTCGATGGAACTCGGCGGCAATGCGCCGTTCCTGGTCTTCGACGACGCCGATGTCGATCGTGCGGTCGCCGGAGCCATCACCGCCAAATACCGCAATTCCGGCCAGACCTGCGTCTGCACCAACCGCTTCCTCGTGCAGGCCGGCATCTATGACAAGTTCGTCGAGAAGCTCGCCGCCGCCAGCAACAACCTGAAGGTCGGCTCCGGGCTGGAGGAAGGCGTGCAGCAGGGACCGCTGATCGACGAGAAGGCGGTCGAGAAGGTCGAGGAGCTGATCGCCGATGCGACGTCCAAGGGCGGCAAGATCGTCGCCGGCGGCAAGCGCCATGCGCTCGGCGGCTCGTTCTTCCAGCCGACGGTGATCGCCGAGGCCACGCCGAAGATGCGCTTCATGAAGGAGGAAATCTTCGGACCGGTCGCGCCGGTGTTCAAGTTCGAGACCGAGGAAGAGGCGATCGCTCTGGCCAACGACACAGAGTTCGGCCTCGCCTCCTATTTCTACACCGGCGATCTCGGCCGCGCCTTCCGGGTGATGGAAGGTCTGAAATACGGCATGGTCGGTGTCAATGAAGGGCTGATCACCACGCCCGAGGCGCCGTTCGGCGGCGTCAAGGAATCCGGTCTCGGCCGCGAAGGCGGGCATCAGGGCATCGAGGACTATCTCGACACCAAATATGCCTGCTTCGGCGGCCTCGGCCTCTGACAACCATCCATGGAACAGGGCGGGCGGATTGGCCTGCCCTTGCCGGACGAGACGCAGCCGGCCTAAATCCACGGATCATGAAGCGAGGTTTCGGGCACTGCGATGAAGGACGGCGAGGTCTTCGGCACGACGCAAGCGGGCGAGGCCGTTCGCCGCTTCACCATCAGGGGCGGCGGCCTCACCGCCAGTATCATCGGGCTCGGCGCGATCATCCAGGACCTGCGGCTCTCCGGCCACGATGCGCCGCTGGTGCTGGGCTACGACCGGTTCGAGCCCTATGAGACCGACCGCGCCTATTTCGGCGCCGTGGTCGGCCGCTTCGCCAACCGCATCCGCGACGGCCGCTTCACCATCGCCGGCAAACGCTACCAGACGGACCGCAATTTTCTCGCCAAGCATACGCTGCATGGCGGCTCGGAAGGCTATTTCCACCGGCCGTGGACGGTCTCGCTGCACGGCCGCGATTTCGTAACGCTGACGCTGCACGATCCCGACGGCACGATGGGCTTTCCCGGCGCGCTGGACGTCACCTGCACCTACCGGCTGAAGATCCCCGGCACGCTCAGCATGGAGCTGACCGCGACCTGCGAGGAGCCGACGCTCTGCAATCTGGCGCAGCACTCCTACTTCAATCTCGACGACGGCGGCGCCGGCGACATCCTCGACCACCGGCTGATGCTCAATGCCGGCGCCTATACGCCGGTCGACAGCGAGATGATCCCGACCGGCGCGGTGAAGCCGGTCGACGGCACGCCCTACGACTTCCGACAGGCGCGGCTGCTGCGCATGGAAACGGAAGGGGAGCAGCTTCCTTACGACCTGAATTACTGCCTCGCCTCCAGCCGTGGACCGCTCCATCAGGCGGCCTGGGTGCAGGGCGCCAGTTCCGGCGTCGAGATGGAGGTCTGGACCACCGAGCCTGGCCTGCAGCTCTATATCGGCCAGTATGTCGCGCCATCATCGCCTGGGCTGGATGGCCGCCTCTACAAGCCGTTTTCCGGTTTCTGCCTCGAAGCACAGACATGGCCGGATGCGCCGAACAGGCCCTATTTCCCGCAGGCCACATTGTGGCCTGGCCAGATCTACCACCAGGTGACGGAATACAGGTTCCGCCTGCCACAGCTCGTCTAAAGCGCGTCGCGATCTTTCAGATTCGCGCCATGCGCTTTAGGTTTCTGATTTCACGCATCCCACTTTCGGGAGACATGATTTAGCCTTCAAAGGCTGTTCTTAGAATCTCGAAGGGCGCCAGAGCGCCGCGCACCTGAACGACGGCTGCAGCCACGCGATGCGCGCGCCGAACCGCGTCGGCGGGCGCATGGCCGGCAAGGCGCGCGGCGAGATAGCCGCCGTTGAAGGAATCGCCGGCGCCGGTGGTGTCGACGGGCGTGGCGACATGCACGGCGTCGACTGTTTCCGAGACGCCGTGCACGGCAATCAATGCCGGCTGCTCGCCATTCTTGACGACGACTTCGCCAAGCCGCTTGCCAAGCCGCTCGGCGGTCGCCTGCGGTGTCCCATCGCCGAACAGCATTTGTTCGTCCGGGAATGTGGGCAGCGCAATATCGGCGACGGCGAGCGCTCCCAGGATCGCAGCCTGCGCGGTTTCACGGCTTGACCAGAGCCTGGGACGGTAGTTTGGGTCGAAGGCGACGAGCGAGCCCGCCGAGCGGGCGGCTGCGATGGTCGCAAGCAGGGTCTTGCGCGCCGCGTCGTCCAGAATTGCCAGGGTGATTCCGGAAAAATAGACAAGCGCTTGGTTTTCAAGGCTTTTGGCAAGTGCCGCCGGATCGGAGGCGAGCTGGCGCGCTGCTGCGTCGCTTCGCCAATAGGTGAAGGCGCGCTCGGCTCCGGTGAGCGTGATGGCGTAGAGCCCGGGCCTGGCGCCGGCAATGACCGGACTGTTGCCGATGCCGATGCCGTTTTGGGCGAAGAAGCCGATCTGATCGCGCGAGAAAGGGTCGTCGCCGAAGGCCGACACATAGGTCGCCGGCCGGTCCGGGCTCAGCGCATGCAGCGCCCACAGCGTGTTGAAGGTGTCGCCGGCAAAGCCCATGCGCCAATTTGGGCCGCTCTGGCCCGACAGTTCCAGCATGCACTCGCCGATCGACGCGATACCATTGGCTTCCATGCGGTTAGTCCTCCTAAAGCTCTGGTGCTGTAGCTTTTTGCGAGCGGCAGCGCCATGCTTGGCTCGGGCCGTTTTTTGCGCCAGAAGCGATTTCCCACAAGTGGGGTGGGATGCTGCACCCAGCCCGCGACGTTATCAGCCGAAGAGGAACCGGTTTGGCATCGATATGGCGTTACATTCTTGCGGGTCTCGGTCTGGCTGCCTTGCTCGTCGGCATCCTGGCGGTCGTCTATCTGACGGCGCCGCATTCGGTGCCAGGTCCCGACACGTCGCGTTCGAAGAGGACGGCGAGCGGCCTGTTCGTCGCCAGCTTCGAGCCGGAACGCGGCGTCATTCGACAAGGCGAGCTGCAGTCCTGGCTGCTGACGCTGAAAACCGCCGCCGGCGCCCCGGTGGAAGGTGCCGCGATCACCATTTCGGGCGGCATGCCGCAGCACAATCACGGCCTGCCGACCAGTCCGCAGGCGACCGACTATCTGGGCGAAGGACGCTACCGCATCGACGGCGTCAAATTCACCATGAGCGGCTGGTGGCAGCTGCGCTTCGCCATCTCGGCGGCGGCGGGTTCCGATTCCGTCGTCTTCAACATCGTGTTGTGAGTGGCCGATGAGGCGTCTTGCCCGCGTCGCAAGCCTGGCCGCTCTTGCCGCGCTCGCCTTGCTTGGCGGCTGCGGCAAGCCTGAGTTCAGCGATGCCGAGAAGAAGACCATCGCCTCGCTGGCGCTGAACACGCTGCCGGCACTGAAATCTGACACCACGAACCAGTATGCGAACGTGCCGGCCGCGGCTGCGCTCGGATCGACATTGTTCTTCGATGTCGGCATGAGCCGCGACGGCACGGTGTCCTGCTCGACCTGCCACAAGATCGACCGCCAGTTCCAGGACGACCTGCCGCAAGCGGTCGGGGTGGGCCGCACCAATCGGCGCACCATGCCGCTGGCCGGCGTGGCGCGCGATCCATGGTTTTTCTGGGACGGGCGGCGCGACAGCCTTTGGGCGCAGGCCCTGACGCCGCTCGAAAATCCGCTGGAGCAGGCCGGCAACCGCGCCGCTTTCGCGCATTATATCAAGAACCGGTTCGGCGAGCGCTACGAGCGCATCTTCGGGCCGCTGCCCGATCTCTCGACTGTGCCGGCCAATGCCAGCCCGCTCGGCACCGATGCGGAGAAGGCGGCGTGGAACGCCATGCCGGCCGGCCAGCAAGAGGACGTCAACCGCGTCTTCGCCAATATCGGCAAGGCGATCGCGGCCTTCGAGCGATCGATCGAGCCTGAGCAGACGCGCTTCGACCGCTTCGCCATCGATCTTGCGACCGGCGCCAAGCCGCAGGGTGATGCTTCCTTCTCGGCAGAAGAGATCCTCGGGCTGAAGCTGTTCGTCGGCAAGGCCAATTGCGTGACCTGCCACAACGGCCCGCGCTTTACCGACAATGCTTTCCACAACACTGGCGTGCCGCCGGTCAGGGATCTGCCGCCGGATCGCGGCCGGGTCGATGCTGTAGCCCAGGTCCAGGCCGATCCGTTCAACTGCTTCGGTAAGTTCCGTGACGGAGACGCCAGCGCCTGCCGAGAGTTGCGTTTCATGGTGAAGGACGGGCAGCAGCTGGTGCGCGCCTATAAGACGCCGTCGCTGCGAGGCGCGGCTGCCCGCGCGCCTTACATGCATGCCGGGCAGTTCTCTTCGCTCGAACAAGTCGTCGCGCACTATTCGAAGGCGCCGGCTGCCGTCGAGGGCGTTTCGGAGGTCCATCCGCTCGATCTTTCCGACCATGAGCGGGCGGCGCTGGTGGCATTTTTGAAAACGCTTGATTGATCCATTTAGCAGTCGATAGCGGTCGAAAGAATATTGCAAAAAAGGTATATTTTGTTCAATGGGCTGGGTGGTGGAATTCCTCCAACGTCAATGTGAGGCAGGAGCTTGAGGCTCAACCCAAAGATATTCTCGCCAGCTTCCTGCAGATATCGCGTCTGATCGAGGCGCATGGCTTGCAGAAAGTCCACGAGCCCTATGTGAAGCATCTGGAGGGCCGGCTCTGGGAAATGCGGATAAAAGGCCGCGATGGTATCGCACGCGCGGTCTACGTGACCGCAGCCGAGCGGCATGTCGTCGTCGTGCGGGTGTTCACCAAGAAGGCTCAGAAGACCCCGCGAAGCGAGATCGAGCTGGCTCTGAAGCGAGCAAAGGAGGTTCTATGAGCCGGAAAGCAATCCCTGTCGAGGAAGCTGCGAAAGACTGGCTCAAGGATCCGGAATTCGTCGCCGAATACGAGGCGCTGGAAGAGGAGTTCGCGCTCGCCGAGGCCTTGATAAAGGCTCGCGGTGAAGCCGATATGACACAGGAAGAGGTTGCCGCCGCCATGGGAACAACGCAGGCCGTGATTGCCCGCTTGGAG
The window above is part of the Mesorhizobium sp. WSM4904 genome. Proteins encoded here:
- a CDS encoding NAD-dependent succinate-semialdehyde dehydrogenase, with protein sequence MLQKTSHFMRQANLINGEWVKADSGQTIDVNNPATGLKIGTVPKAGKAETRRAIEAAEEAFKTWRKTTALERSKLLRKLHDAMMDNQDVLAELLTIEQGKSLFESKGEIGSAAGYILWFAEEGRRVYGDIVPSPWGDRRILVTKEPVGVIAAITPWNFPSSMLARKIGPALAAGCTTVVKPASQTPYSGLAWGALAEEVGFPKGVVNILTGSAGEIGDELCTNPLVKKITFTGSTEVGKILIQKSASTVKKVSMELGGNAPFLVFDDADVDRAVAGAITAKYRNSGQTCVCTNRFLVQAGIYDKFVEKLAAASNNLKVGSGLEEGVQQGPLIDEKAVEKVEELIADATSKGGKIVAGGKRHALGGSFFQPTVIAEATPKMRFMKEEIFGPVAPVFKFETEEEAIALANDTEFGLASYFYTGDLGRAFRVMEGLKYGMVGVNEGLITTPEAPFGGVKESGLGREGGHQGIEDYLDTKYACFGGLGL
- a CDS encoding aldose epimerase family protein translates to MKDGEVFGTTQAGEAVRRFTIRGGGLTASIIGLGAIIQDLRLSGHDAPLVLGYDRFEPYETDRAYFGAVVGRFANRIRDGRFTIAGKRYQTDRNFLAKHTLHGGSEGYFHRPWTVSLHGRDFVTLTLHDPDGTMGFPGALDVTCTYRLKIPGTLSMELTATCEEPTLCNLAQHSYFNLDDGGAGDILDHRLMLNAGAYTPVDSEMIPTGAVKPVDGTPYDFRQARLLRMETEGEQLPYDLNYCLASSRGPLHQAAWVQGASSGVEMEVWTTEPGLQLYIGQYVAPSSPGLDGRLYKPFSGFCLEAQTWPDAPNRPYFPQATLWPGQIYHQVTEYRFRLPQLV
- a CDS encoding AEC family transporter, which produces MTPLTETVLFVFSLVALGYLAGFAGYLRPASGEGISEFAVNVAMPLLLFQTMVKSDFHGVAPWSLWGAYFAAVAVTWTAGHLVTTRVFGRDARAGVVGGVSSAYSNVVLLGAPFILGIFGQSGFEVLSLLVSVHLPIMMMASIVLFEMFGRGGDEQVHPLRVIRNFLRRLFVNPLIVGILAGLAWRFTGAPLPALIGRLVDALADTAGPVALFAMGLSLRRFGISGNVRPALALSVLKLFLMPALVLLLVWLLGLPPLTAKVAVVVAALPSGINSYLIAVQFSTGQALASNQMTIATASAVLTTSFWLTVVVHVFG
- a CDS encoding type II toxin-antitoxin system RelE/ParE family toxin, whose amino-acid sequence is MIHLAVDSGRKNIAKKVYFVQWAGWWNSSNVNVRQELEAQPKDILASFLQISRLIEAHGLQKVHEPYVKHLEGRLWEMRIKGRDGIARAVYVTAAERHVVVVRVFTKKAQKTPRSEIELALKRAKEVL
- a CDS encoding cytochrome c peroxidase, which translates into the protein MRRLARVASLAALAALALLGGCGKPEFSDAEKKTIASLALNTLPALKSDTTNQYANVPAAAALGSTLFFDVGMSRDGTVSCSTCHKIDRQFQDDLPQAVGVGRTNRRTMPLAGVARDPWFFWDGRRDSLWAQALTPLENPLEQAGNRAAFAHYIKNRFGERYERIFGPLPDLSTVPANASPLGTDAEKAAWNAMPAGQQEDVNRVFANIGKAIAAFERSIEPEQTRFDRFAIDLATGAKPQGDASFSAEEILGLKLFVGKANCVTCHNGPRFTDNAFHNTGVPPVRDLPPDRGRVDAVAQVQADPFNCFGKFRDGDASACRELRFMVKDGQQLVRAYKTPSLRGAAARAPYMHAGQFSSLEQVVAHYSKAPAAVEGVSEVHPLDLSDHERAALVAFLKTLD
- a CDS encoding slipin family protein translates to MKTILEKLLGRQRVLVKENERAIALYKGEIQAVLMPGEHWLANRRGNLEVSRHDLKNPEFVSAYEKALFDKLPDVAARHFTVVRTGRADIAVIERDGVLHAVLAPDRKLVLWTDAGPWKVTSVDTAADLAVDPALMRRIGQARKTEHMFLHPVTDGQVGLLFVDGVYTRALVAGVHAFWNVGRMVQVKVVDLKRQSLDVAGQEMLTKDRVTIRVNIVAEYRVVDPVTAVSTVKDFSEALYRALQYAFRKTLGALTLDQILDKKVTVDEEAAAKVRADMAAIGLEVSDIALKDVILPGEMREILNQVVSAEKQAEVALEAIAGKVERLTVHNGTGGLLNDLVKLRES
- a CDS encoding FixH family protein; amino-acid sequence: MASIWRYILAGLGLAALLVGILAVVYLTAPHSVPGPDTSRSKRTASGLFVASFEPERGVIRQGELQSWLLTLKTAAGAPVEGAAITISGGMPQHNHGLPTSPQATDYLGEGRYRIDGVKFTMSGWWQLRFAISAAAGSDSVVFNIVL
- a CDS encoding helix-turn-helix transcriptional regulator, translating into MSRKAIPVEEAAKDWLKDPEFVAEYEALEEEFALAEALIKARGEADMTQEEVAAAMGTTQAVIARLESGRNMPSTRTLQRFAKATGSKLRISFEPGKPKSRAGH
- a CDS encoding histidine phosphatase family protein, whose translation is MLRLALALFLLAVPTLAHATDAGWALLRDGGHVVLLRHAFVTGNTDPANFDIGNCATQLNLSERGKQQSSRIGALFAARAAPIERVLSSRYCRCLDTARIAFEAEPEPFAPLDLVKTDPAEKAAQLEAVMKEIRGYSGSDNLVLVTHLENIEALTGIAPREGEAVVVAPEGDGLKVLGRVTF
- a CDS encoding sugar kinase; this translates as MEANGIASIGECMLELSGQSGPNWRMGFAGDTFNTLWALHALSPDRPATYVSAFGDDPFSRDQIGFFAQNGIGIGNSPVIAGARPGLYAITLTGAERAFTYWRSDAAARQLASDPAALAKSLENQALVYFSGITLAILDDAARKTLLATIAAARSAGSLVAFDPNYRPRLWSSRETAQAAILGALAVADIALPTFPDEQMLFGDGTPQATAERLGKRLGEVVVKNGEQPALIAVHGVSETVDAVHVATPVDTTGAGDSFNGGYLAARLAGHAPADAVRRAHRVAAAVVQVRGALAPFEILRTAFEG